In Massilia antarctica, the following are encoded in one genomic region:
- a CDS encoding DUF58 domain-containing protein → MLSTSALLAHTNDLNLIIRHVLAGLGHGIHAGRERGAGVEFSEYRAYAPGDEWRRVDWKLLARADRYYVREAERDSHVAVWLWLDATASMAEPSRSGVAGLDKLWYARTILACIAAIAQRQGDAFGLVVCSGERVQFTPAARGPRQMQRVLAQLKRVEAGGALPDSDTLRASMPFVRAPSLVFAASDFLDWPSGQAEALLRLRRMRHDVRLLCLQTRAECDASFPPETTYRDPENPDGVFRFAADTVGVYRKNRDEHFARMLAQCRRNDIPALAACIEEPLPAVLRAWLRQGGRA, encoded by the coding sequence ATGCTGTCGACGTCCGCGCTGCTCGCGCACACCAATGACCTGAACCTGATCATCCGCCATGTGCTGGCGGGGCTCGGTCACGGCATTCATGCGGGCCGCGAGCGCGGCGCCGGCGTCGAATTTTCCGAATACCGCGCCTACGCTCCCGGAGACGAATGGCGCCGGGTCGACTGGAAGCTGCTCGCGCGCGCCGACCGTTACTACGTGCGCGAGGCGGAACGCGACAGCCACGTGGCCGTGTGGCTCTGGCTCGACGCCACCGCATCGATGGCGGAACCGAGCCGCAGCGGCGTTGCGGGGCTCGACAAGCTCTGGTACGCGCGCACCATCCTGGCCTGCATCGCCGCCATCGCCCAGCGCCAGGGCGACGCCTTCGGCCTGGTCGTCTGCAGCGGGGAGCGCGTGCAGTTCACACCCGCCGCGCGCGGCCCGCGCCAGATGCAGCGCGTGCTGGCGCAATTGAAGCGCGTCGAAGCCGGCGGCGCCCTGCCAGATAGTGACACCCTGCGCGCCAGCATGCCGTTCGTGCGCGCGCCCAGCCTGGTGTTCGCCGCCAGCGACTTTCTCGACTGGCCCTCCGGCCAGGCCGAAGCGCTGCTGCGCCTGCGCCGCATGCGCCACGATGTGCGTCTGCTTTGCCTGCAAACGCGCGCCGAGTGCGACGCCAGCTTTCCACCAGAGACCACGTACCGCGATCCTGAGAACCCCGATGGCGTGTTTCGCTTCGCTGCCGACACGGTCGGCGTGTACCGCAAGAACCGCGACGAACACTTCGCCCGCATGCTGGCGCAGTGCCGCCGCAACGATATTCCGGCGCTGGCCGCCTGCATCGAGGAGCCGCTGCCCGCCGTGCTGCGCGCGTGGCTGCGCCAGGGCGGACGCGCGTGA